From the genome of Meriones unguiculatus strain TT.TT164.6M chromosome 17, Bangor_MerUng_6.1, whole genome shotgun sequence:
TAGGCAGACACAGAATCTTAAACCAATCCATGATAGCTGTTCATTTACAGGTTGCACAGCCTGCCTGAAAAAACTCTTATTTTAACCAGGGTTAGGATGAAATTCCACGAGGGAGGGAAAAATCATGAGGCAGAGCCTCTGGGAATTTGGGACTAATATGATATGATAGATCTCCTTGTCACCTTTAGTTTCTGTGATTCCATCAGATTCACCATGACTGAATAATTTGTGCTTGTTACACTCAGAAAGCCAGGCTGATAGAACTCAGCCCAGAAAAGCTACAAACTGTATTTCAAAATCTGGGATGAAAGTATCAATCCAAAGCTAAGAAAGATATGCTTAAAATTATACGATGAATTTGCATCTATTCTCCAAACTTCAGAAATCTCAGTTTAAAACATATGACCTGaaggatcaaaatacattatcAACTGCCTACTGGATTACCTTCACATTGAACTTCACCTAGACTCCCAATCACCTTTCAATGGACATTATACAGTCTCTTTAGTTCAAATATTTCTCATCTAGAATTTGAAAAGCTTAAGATAGAGAATGATCTCTATCCACTTTCAGTGACTAGACACATTTAAATCAAATAAATGATTAGAATTTTCAAATGTACAAGAGGAATATATAGGCAGGTAAAAAATATTACCTATAAATTAAATTTGGTCAATTTCTATTCTTCCAACATTTGACATTTATTGAATACTTACCACATAAAACATTATAGTTAGTCATTTAGAatgataaaaacttaaaaataagaaatggagtttcatgcttttctttatatatctatatcataTCTACATCTACCTATATCTATAATAGACTTTTCTTTGGTTCACCAAATTCTTTCTATCAAACCAAACTATATCATGTCTCTATTCTCCACACTTTAAAAGTCTCAGTTTAAAAACTATGATCTAAGCATTGTCAAACATGTCAAACAATTCAGAGTGTGATTGACTTGCAAGCTACAGAATGACACTATAGATGTCTACAATGTGATTCCCAGACTTCTTTGAGGTTTGAACTTTAAGCCTAAAGAAAAGGAATCAAGACAATTTTGTTGAATAAACTGAAATCAATGTCCTATTCTCATAGCTTGCTGATGCTGGAAAAATGCTATCATCGTCTTATCTGTAAAGCCTCGAGGGCAGATATGTAGCTACAATgaaggtttttaaaaagtcactggTAAAAAGAATCGTGATTTATTTGAAGCTGGAATGTAAGAGTATGCTGATAACTATCATGGTTATTATACTCAAAATTTGCCAAATGTGagggataaaattaaaaaaaaaaatgtagacctGAAAACATGCTTTAGTATCTAGGCAAATGTTTAGTGGTTGCTTTCTCAATCTGAAGGTCACATGTCTTAACATTTTTTGGATTCGTCTCCTGGTCCAGTACCATGAACTTTGCCAAGGTAGTGGTCTGGCCCAAATTTAGACCCTTAGTCTTTGGGATAAATCTGTAAAGTTCTAAGGGGGCAAACCAACCCAGTTAAACTGGCACAGAAGTAGCATTATCTCTAGAGATCTTTGGAGTTGAATGGTATAAtggttaatcttgattgtcaattTGGTAAGAGTCACCTAGGATATCAGTGAAGCATACTTCAGAGAGTGTTTGTGAGGGGGATTTCAAGGAGGTTTATACTCAGAGTCTTTGTTCTAATCAaaagtggattacattgattgactAAGAATAGTGTTTAACTGGTAGTAGGGTTAAAGTCTAGCTGAAGAAAATATGTGTGTGCCTTTGAAAAGtaaaatctatcatctatctatccatccatctatcaatctatcatctataatTTCTCTATCTATTGATTGATCAATCTATTTCTCTATCATATGtcacctatctatctatacattTATCCATCTACTTATCTAGCTATATATCCATCCAACTATCTAtttaactatctatctatctatctatctatctatttatctatctatctatctatctatctatctatctatctatccatccaacTATCCACTTAACTATATCTCCCCTACCTCTCTCTTCCTAGCTACCATTAGGTACACAACTTTGCTCTGCATTCATTCTTGTCATGATACTCTGCTTtaacatagcccatggcaacagAGAAAGCTCATCATAGACTAAAATATCTGAAACTGTGGGACAAAAACTATCCCCTGATATTGTTTTCTTGTGTGATTGTCGCAGTGGTGAAGGCAATGTAACAGGTATTCTTGTTCACAGCAGACTAGGGACAGCCCTTAGAGACAGATTTTCACCACTGTAGGTACACTTGGGTGAGGGACAGTCACGTTCCAGAGATGAAAGTCCGTTAGATTTCTCTTGCTCTTAAGATattcttttctaattttgtgcCAGATCTTCCAGCCATCATAATAAAAAGACTCCAAATTCCAAGTTATAGCTTCAAACTGAAGAGAATCCAGTACCTTTCCATATTCACAGTCAACTCACAATTATTTATGCATATGAGAGAGAAGAGTCTTTgataataaaatgataatttaTGGATTTggagttttttcttttgtttttttggcaaCATCAACAGACTTATTTTCCTAATTGTGTCTGACCCCAATTAGTGTCACAACTAACCTTCTCCAGatgtaaacatatataaacattctccacatacaaacacatgtcaCTCGCCAATTGGTGGTGGGTGAAATGCCCAGAAACACATTGTAGGGTAGAGAGAGGAGGACTGAGATTATATTTTTGTTGCTGGCAATTCACACACTAGATAATCAATAAAGAGTTGGCTGTGTTTATAGGAGGCCCTTCCTAGAGCCAAATAATCACATTAGCTAATTCCCATCCATGAAATAAATGTAGTCTGAGTAATTACTTATTAAACTAAGTCTATCAGCATACAGCACATTTTCTTTTAACCGGGATTATCAAGCTTGACTGTTTATATCAATCCAATTAAGATAATTGTCTgactcttcaggactggttgccatGTAATTCTTTCTGAGTTTTCTCTCATGCGTGTAGATTTGGGGGAATTCACGGTAATTTTTGTGATTTCTAGTCCACACTGTCTAGACAGTACCCTCCTGTCCCTGCCCCTGGATGGTGAAGGTGGTCTTGCTACGGGGTTAGCATCCTTGGTGGACCCCACTTGTGGTCCCACCCTCGCCACAGTACTCACCTTTCTCCTCCTCAGCTTGGCTGCTCTCTGCAGTCTCCGTTGGAGGCTGCGCTGCCTTGGTGGCAGCATCCTCTGCAGCAGGGGTGGTGGCAGCAGCATCAGTGACAGCAGCAGGCACATCGGCTTGTTTAGGCTCCTCTTTGGCCGGGCCATCTTCGGCCTTGGAGGACGGCGAGTTATCAGTAGTAGCTTTAGCGGCACTTTCTGTCTCAGCTGAGCCGGCCTTCTCATCTGAGGGGGCCGCATCCCCCTCGCCCTTCTTCTCCTCAGAAGGCGCATCTCCTGCCTTGCTGGCTTCCTCAGCCTTGGGGCTGGTGGCTGGGGCTGCATCGGTAGTAGCAGGGccatctccctccttcttctccacaccaTCAGCAACAGGGGCATCATCCTTCTCATTGGCCTCGGCCTCGGCAGCTGGTGCATCACCCTTCTTCTCGCCTTTGAGCTTTTTCCTTGTTATGTGTCCACGGAAGCTAGCCTGAATTTTGGTCGCAGCCTTATGAGCCTTATCTTCCGGTTTGACACCATCTTGTTCAATCTTTTGGTCTTCATCATTCTTTTCAACctttgtggaaaaacaaaaagagggacaaAATGGAAAGCTCAAGGGGTGTTCTTTTCCTTAAAATCTTGACATTGGATAACTTTTGAATAATTCATTCTATAATAAACACTTTACTAAGGGGTAAGGAAATTTTGAATCACTCTTCAGAGACACTTCTCCAGCCAGTCCTATTCTTTTAAAGATACGATTTTTATAGGTATCTATAATACCTGCCTGGCCTGGAGGATGACCTCCTTCTTTCTCAGCTTCCCTGTGcagggattacagacatgggtcACCACCTAAatacttccttccttctgacctccaAGAACCATGGGCATATATTCTGGAAAAGCCCTGCGATTCCAGAACTCAAAAAGGTAAAGTAAGAAGACTATGGCAAActcaaggccaccctggactaAACAGTGGGTTCCAGGTTAGTCTAGGATACAGTCTGAGACCACATGACCCCATTTaaacaacaaaagtaaacaaacaaacaaacacaagtcACTCAAGTTAGCACATATGCACTGCCTTTCTCAAGTCAATGTTATTCTACAAACCAATTAAAACAAGCCTTATTTTAGATGTAACTTGATGGTTCAGATCACATTTGCCTTAGGTTTTTATGCAGgagctctcagaaaaaaaaaaaaaagttggcttCTCAGGATTTCTGAGGACGCTAAAACTTAACAATTTAAGAACTATGCAACAGTCTGTATCTCTCTCATCTAAGCTTCCAAGCATGATCGAAGATTTAATATACTCAGGTGAAGGAACATGCTAAATAATTCAACAGTATATCTCATCAGGGCTTTATGCAATATATAATGAATTCCAGGGCTTTTCTGAAGTCAAAATAGGATGATTCATGACACTGGCCACCAACTGTTCTAACTATCTCAATGTGTGGTCCAACACCATCAATAAGCACCCCAGGACTTCAAAACTGGAATATGAAAAGCAGTCATTATCACTGAGTTTTAAAAGGtaagaaaaattgtttttattgttgatttaaaacaaaacaaaacaaaacctatatTTACTAACTTGTGATCAAAATCCCAAAGTAATTTAAAcctaaaattactttttattatcaCAAATAAAGTTTTCTAGTAATACAGGCATGAAATAAGAATATAAATTGTTTACCTATTGGCAATAACATTTACAGTCTTGCATGTGCTACAAATGATCTTTTTCTATTTGTAACTTCAATCAAAAGGTAAGAATAGAAAGTATAGTCATGGAAAGAAATGAATCGGCAAATACCCAAAAGTCTGCATTACAATGCTCCTCACTGTGGTGTTCTGACTGGTAATAGCCCTCTATTTCTTCCTTTAGCCTGTCTTcatatgtatttttattctttggaCATATGAATTTTACTTGGTTTCACATACCCTCCATTGCTCTCTGCTATCTAACCCCTCCTTCACTTGCCAAAGCATTTCTTCCCAACAACGTACCCTCTTGATTCCACATCTTCCTTTTGTTCGAGACCCACTGAGTTCTGAGTTAGTTGCATACACCTAGGTGGAGAATTGTTTGCTGGAGCACAGGCAGCTTGCCAGAGGCCacaccacagaagaaaatgacaccCTCCCATCCAGGCAACTGTTAACAGCCCATAGACCCATAAGAAGGCCTTTCTCATAGGGGATGAAAGGTGGAGGGGCCCAGGCATGTGCTGATCTTGtactccactgagttcatgagtaCAATGGCTACGTACAATAGGTTTTGAGCATCTGTCTTTTGGTCACATTTATGATCCCTGTTCTAGGTGCTGTGAGCTGTAGAAGTAAGCAGTAAAGCAACTcgttctcaaaaaaaattaatacaagtGTTTATTGCGTACTAGGTCCCATGCTTGGTCCAAATCTGGCCTTGGCTTTCCTTTGCCTTTTGCTCTAGTTTATGAAGTAAGCCACAGCTGTCAATACACAGTATGTTTTCCACCTGTCATTCCAGCCTGTCCCAGTGACCTAGATCTAGCTAATCATGACATGGTCCTGTTTGATATTCTTTGGACACATATACAGACCTGTCATTGCTTAAGTCCATCATCATGCTAATGGATGCATAAAAGCATCTTTTTAATACAGGATACATGTAATGCTAAAATCAAGATTGACAATGTTCTCTGTAAAATCCaaggtaagttttttttttttttcttttccctcagtTAAGCATGCTCATGATTCCATATGGAAGGAAAGATAAGCAAGGATCATTTTGCAGGGAGCCCCTCCTCCTATTATCCTCCTCCCAAGGCCATGCTGCAACTGCTTCTCTATTGGAGGCACCATCTCCTTCCTGCCATCCTGCTGCTCTTGATGGATCCTACTGGGACACACAGAACACAATCTGGGGCACCAGAGCATCTGTCCCTGCCAGGAGCCCTCTGCTCAGAGATGAAATCATAACCCTGTGAAATTAACAGTTGTGAATGGAGCACAGAGTAGTGCCAAGATGTTATTCATTGTACTCAATTGTGGATTTTCTCAATGAGGCACTATCTTACATGATAGGACATCTGCACTTAGGCACTGATGCCAAGTGCTTCTTCAATATAAGCACTACTTTTTCTGTGAATAAACAAACCAGTTGTTCCAGATTAGTCCAACTTGCAGAAGAGGCCCTCCAGTGACTCACGAAAGCTTGTGTCCCATTAAGAAAATGGACATTAAAAAGATGCAAAAGAGGAGGGGATATGCTAACCAAAACAGAGAATGTATGAAAAACCATTATGGAAGCCCGATACTTTCTAACCTAATCAAAactatgaaaaattttaaaatggtgtCTGAACTTTTACATGAGTGGATAATGCTTCCCCTAGAAGACGCTGGTTGTTAAGTGAAAACCTCAGTGCCAGGCATGAGATCCCTCACTATGAGCTATTAATCAGAGAGGTCGCAGAGAACCCACCTCTGCCCATACCATTTCCATTGCTTCTAGTTTCCAACTAGAACTAAAGACACTTGAGTGCAGAGGAGCCAGAGATCAAGCTGGAAAAACGACAACTCGGAAAAAATCTACTTGCCTCATCCATTCAGTGATTGAGCCAGTGGCCCAGTCTATGTCTGGACTCAGTTCCTTTCAGAAAGCATACCCAAATCCAAGTTTGTTGCATTGTAAACTTGGGATTACTTGGCGTTTCTTGTAGCTGAGACTCCATGAAACATCATGTTAAGCCTGTTACTATGTACAAACATGTCTATGCTAAGTACACACACTGATGGAGATGGATGCAACATGGTTCCTAAGTGTCTAGAGTTCAGAACTAAAAATAACATCCATttttctgggatacttcagtcCATTTAGGGCTTCACAGTTATCATGGGAACACTTAACCCTCCAAGAAAGCAAAGCTTGGCATTCTATCTACTTCTGTCACctacaaatattttcattttttttttactctgagaTAGGACTGGTTTTCAAATGCTTTAAAAACCATTAGTGAATGCCAGTTCTTCTTTCTAACTGTGACTCTTCCATTCCAGAATAGGTGTGTTTACTCTGTGTTATTAGACATTATACATTGGAAGTATAGGTGTatctaattttttgtttgtttgttttaaataggcACTCACAGTTAAAAGACTGTGATGAGACCCTGGCCTAGTGAAGAGTACTAGAATTGTTAAGAAGTATGAGTATTTTAAAGTTCAACTGAATGAATTTTTGCCCTATTCAATGGTTACTTGCCTTTGAGAACAAGAATGGAAGGAAATGGCTTAAATGCGATATTGAGGATCAATTGACAAGCAGTGGAGTTGCGATGGGTTAGCGTTACTTGTTAAGCTGATAGCATATGGATTCTACGAGACAAGGTCCCAAGAACACCCATGCGATTATTTAGCCACtgagcatgcctgtgagggattctATTTATGAAGATACGTGAGCTAGAATATCTATCCTAACAGTGGGTGAACCATTCCTTTGATTCACATCCTGGCCTGACTGGATATTGAAGATAAAAGAAGCTGAACAAATGCCCTTATCTTCCTCCCTCCTATCTGTGGAGGTGATGCAAGCAGCTGCCTCAAGCCCCCGAAGCTTTGCTTTCCTACCACAATGGATTGTACCTTTACTGTGGATGGAAAGAAACACTTTtaaacttaagttgtttttgttagggcatttttatcacagcaaaagaataggaaaaaaaagccGAGAATATCTTAAGTAAACTAAAACATGAAGAACTTGATTGAgcaaaagcattttttaaaaaaatataatcaaaggGCAAGAGATGTGCTAAATAATGTTTCCTCTAACACAGTAGAGTTTTCATGAATATGAAAAAGATGTGATGTGACGTGACCTATAAAACAGTCAGaggaaaatattaatatataaatatgaactTTAGAAAAATTAGTTTAGTTATTACTCATTCTATTTTTATTGATAGTGTAGTTCAGTAAGTGATCATAATTTATACTTTGccaatatactttaaaaaaattttgcaAGTATCAAACCAGTTTACACTAGTGCCTCTACACTTGCTTGAAGTGCAGTTAAGGGTCCAGAAATGATTGAAATGCCCCCTTCTCAATGAGGAATGCATGAGCCTGCTCTAGGATATTGAAATATCCTTGCATTTTTCTGGGAAGACGTAGAGACTAATCACAGCTGGGGTGCACAAGGTCCCTTCCACACTGTGCTTGCTTAATTGAaaggtttggggtttgttttgttctgttctgtttatgGTGAAAGGAACCTAAATGTAGGGAGAAGCAATGAAGCTTTTAAGCCTTTCCCAAACACTGTCATAACTTGATTCAACTCTGATTCAGGGTCAAGTAAAAGTCCTTTCTTAATTACGGGGTGGGGCAAATGAGATACTTTCATGACTGAGTAATTTCCCAGGAGATGTGTGAACAAAGAGGGATCTCAGAAGCCCTGGAAGGGTGGTGCTGAGAGAAGTtatgattttctttaaagaaacagGCAGCATATTGCTGCTGCTGTGAATcaataagacaacaaaaaatgaccttaaattaTCACAATAGGAACCAAAGAGGAAGATGCTAACACTATTGTTAAATTCTCAGATAATagctaatgataaaaagaaaaagatgggtCTGTAgtatatttcatatattatttaaaatgaacattttacCTATTTCCTTAATAATATGAGGTAGCATGTTTTAAACGGCTTAAAACACCATTCAATAGTTATGCTTTCTAACAGAGAAGCCCAGCCtatatttgagaaagaacttgCCAATATTTGCTGCTGGACTCCAAGTTTTCAGACTGATGTAGATATCAGTACATGGCAGATAATCAACTAAAACTTGTTGGATGAACTAAAAATTCCAACGTCTTgtgctagagaaatggcttagcttcagcaggtaaagacatAAAGAGACTAATGTGCTGGGCTCCATTCCCAGGACTCCATGCAGCTGAAGGTGAGCAATCACTCCCAAAAATTCTCcactggcttccacatgcacacttacacatgcacacatgcattaaaaataacacaattttaaaaaagtataacaAACTTTTAACATTTCAAATAATGTCACTTCATAAAGATGGTAGACAAAGATGTCAGGATCTTCCTTTTGTCAGTTTTGTGACAATCCTTCTCTTCCCAGTGATGAAGTGTAAAAGCATCTTTTGGTGTGGAGATGAGCGAGAGGAGTCCAACAAGAATGCTTGCCATGACTGATACTACACAAGAAGCCAGCCCAGAAATTGCCAAGTCGTGGGCAACTGTGTTTGGACAGAAGGCATATTCATTCCAACCATGGGTTAGCAAGTCTtagcaataaaataatgtttccaaTATCAACCTCTGCTATATCAGTGAAATTATTTAAGATACTTGAAGACAATTATAAAGGAATCTCTTTTCCTCTATTGATACTTAATCCATGTATTGTTCAAGGCCTGAAGTTCAATGACACTATCCACCCCACCCCTTTGAACTGGTATCGGAAAGAGCTTGTTCTCAAGACAAGGCATATATTTGTGCTAGCCATTTCCTAGGGCACATGCTAGACAGAAATTGACTAAAGTCTTATAGAAAACATGCCACTAGGATCAAagtaactgaaaagaaaaattgggtTTTACTCTCAGAGGTCACTATTTCATTAGGGATCACTGAGATGGAAGACAGAGGAGCTCTCTAACAGGCCACTCAAAAGATTGACATCACAGAACCATAGAGGAACTATAAGGTTCCttctgctgtggtggtttgaatgaaaaatgtcaACATAGGCACACATATCTGAATACTTGTTCCCTGGTTGGTGGCCTTGTCTGGGGAAGTTTAGATGTggagccttgttgaaggaagagAGGTTATAGCCTCCTTCTGCTTCTAGTTTGCTCTTTGTTTTATGCTTGCTGGGGAAGGCGTGATCTCTGAGCCTCTGGTTCCTGATGCCACACCTGCTACTTGCTGACATGATTTCCCAAAATGACAGAGTctcatccctctggaaccataagttaaaacaaattctttcttctgtaaggTGCTTTAGTCATGCTATTTTGtcacacagcaacagagaagtaactAATATCTCTGGTGACAATTGGGATAAAAAGGAGAAGAGTTGACAGCCAATACATATGGAAAAATGGATGGGTAGCCCAGAAATTCCCCTGGACCACAATGAGGCGTGAATCCACCCCAAGAAAAAGGCCCAAGAGCAAACAGTATCCTGATCTTGTGGAGAAGATGGTCAGGTCTGCCCAGCAGGAAGGAAGTCCCTGACTTGTAGGTGTCAAAAAGTTTGACacctacaaaaaaaaagtttgtaggAACAAACTTTTCCCCGTCGGACACTGCAAATATCCCTTTAATTGGACACTCAAACTACAGGATGCAATGAAATGCGCATTTATTTAGATGATGACATCCTTCTATTATTAATTTACTTTCTTGTGAATTAAGTCTTCTTCATACAGTATATCAGAAGTCATTAGGTTCTTGATACATGTTGTTCaatgaataaaagaaaggaaactttCTCACTCGCTCTGTCATATCCTTCCCCAAATATTGCCACTCTGTCTGCTTAtacttattttccttttcatctgACACACACTTTCATTCCACTATTAACTAAACCTTTTGAACTATAAACCCTCTGAGAACAGAACTTTCTCAGCCTTGCACACCCTTAGCACCACAGCACTTAAGATAGTGTCAGCACATCATCAATCCTTGGAAAATAAGCATTGGTTGATTTTTAAGTGACTTATGGTAATTTGTGTTGCTGAACTCGAAGTGTAGAAGCTTAAAACACTCAACCACCTGGGTAGATATCCTGGAGATGTTTGTCACTCTCCAGCAGATCTGTCCCTATGTCCCCCTTCACATATAATGAGGGGACAGTATATACACATAATACTTCAATTCAGTCTTCATCATGACCATGCAAGCAGCACATCATGCCGCCAGTTTCATAATACaaacatttagaaaataaaaggaagctGTGTGGCTCGGGTTCCAGACAACTCAGCCCCTTTTTAGCCTCACCTGGTCCAGcgcttttaaaagtaaaatacagAAAGCCACTCACTCTTCCAGGATTATTTTAGGTCATGAACTGTGAGTATCAAATATAGGTCTCAAATCCTGTTCTACAACAGACTTACCAGCTCACCACCTTGGGCAGTCTTGGGTTCCTTACCTGCAAGATAGAAGAGTGCCAGGACTATCCCCTTGTGAATATTGAAAGAGTTCATGTAAGAAATGACTTAACATGGTGTGTATGTTCAAGATGGTGCTGCAATCTACAATCCCTGCTATAATCCCTCTCATGATAATCACTCTCAtatgccagacatggtggcatctgcctgcaatctcagcacttctgaggcaggaaaaccaggagttctaggccaacctcaACCTTATAGTGAGTTGAAgctcagcctgggttacaggacACACTGCATCAAAAACCGAgaaggcacaggagctccacaagaccaacagagataacaaatttgtgcctgtgtgtgtgtgtgtgtgtgtgtgtgtgtgtgtgtgtgtgtgtgtgaagaggacttaggccccttgctcagatatagaccatagccagctcagtctccatgtgggtgctctagtaaggggagtaggggctgtctctgacatggactctgttgccctctctttgatcacttccccttgtcagggcagccttgccaggccacagaagaagaggatgcactcagtcctgataagacttgataggctggggtaagttagtaagggaggagggctcctcctttctgaggactagggaaggggatgggggaagaa
Proteins encoded in this window:
- the Gap43 gene encoding neuromodulin, translating into MLCCMRRTKQVEKNDEDQKIEQDGVKPEDKAHKAATKIQASFRGHITRKKLKGEKKGDAPAAEAEANEKDDAPVADGVEKKEGDGPATTDAAPATSPKAEEASKAGDAPSEEKKGEGDAAPSDEKAGSAETESAAKATTDNSPSSKAEDGPAKEEPKQADVPAAVTDAAATTPAAEDAATKAAQPPTETAESSQAEEEKDAVDEAKPKESARQDEGKEDPEADQEHA